Below is a window of Acidobacteriota bacterium DNA.
TCCATGGTCGGGTTGACCTCGTCCATCTCCTTGAGCTTGTCATAGGGGACATCCGCCTCGGCGAGCAGGACATTCATGTGGCCGGGCATGCGGCCGGCCACCGGATGGATCGCGTACTCCACCTCGATGCCCTTCTCCTCGAGGAAATTGGCGACGTCTCGTACGGCGTGCTGCGCCTGCGAAACCGCCATGCCGTAACCAGGAACAATCGACACCCTCTGTGCCACTTCGAGAGTCATCGCAATCTCGTCGGCCGAGGCCGACTTGACGGTCTTGTAAACCTCGTCGGCGTCAGGTGTGTCGGCGGTCGGTCCCATGGTTCCGAAGAGCACGTTGGTAAGCGACCGGTTCATCGCCTTGCACATGATATTGGTCAGGATCAAGCCCGATGCGCCGACCAGCGATCCGGCGATGATCAGCACAGTGTTGTTGATTACGAAACCGGTGGCGGCAGCGGCGAGTCCGGAGTAGGAATTCAGGAGCGCGATAACAACCGGCATGTCGGCGCCGCCGATAGAAAGGGTCAGGACGACACCGAGCACACCGGAGACTCCAACCAACACCCAGAACAGAACCGTGTTCGACGGGTCGATCACCAGTGCGGCGCCGAGGCCGACAGCGGCGATCGCAGACAGCCCCTTCAGGAGATTCATGCCCGGGAAGCGGTCCTTCTTCATCAGGAGCATGCCGGCGATGACGACCATGGAGACCACGAAGACTACCGAGAGAGGGCTGAAGCCCTGGGTGAAGCCGTACCAGATGCCGCCAACCGCAACCACGAGGGAGAAACCGTACTTGATGATCTTCTGCCACGGGTAGAGCTTCCACTTGACGCACAGGAACTCTGCCAGCTTGCCGAAGGCCACGTACGATCCGAAGAACGTGACCGAACCGATAATTCCCGAGAGGACGGTGGCGACCTTCATTTGCATGTCGCCTGCGGACGCATCGGCCCCGATGGCGTTGAAGGTCGCGATCAGAGCGGAACCGGCAACCAGCACCGATGCGCCGCCGCCGAAGCCGTTGAACA
It encodes the following:
- a CDS encoding NAD(P)(+) transhydrogenase (Re/Si-specific) subunit beta: MDMQNITNLVYLVAAVLFILDLKMLAHPRTAVRGNQLGALGMVLAIVATLVSGKWDWTYIILGIGIGSLIGAIAALRVKMTSMPEMVGLFNGFGGGASVLVAGSALIATFNAIGADASAGDMQMKVATVLSGIIGSVTFFGSYVAFGKLAEFLCVKWKLYPWQKIIKYGFSLVVAVGGIWYGFTQGFSPLSVVFVVSMVVIAGMLLMKKDRFPGMNLLKGLSAIAAVGLGAALVIDPSNTVLFWVLVGVSGVLGVVLTLSIGGADMPVVIALLNSYSGLAAAATGFVINNTVLIIAGSLVGASGLILTNIMCKAMNRSLTNVLFGTMGPTADTPDADEVYKTVKSASADEIAMTLEVAQRVSIVPGYGMAVSQAQHAVRDVANFLEEKGIEVEYAIHPVAGRMPGHMNVLLAEADVPYDKLKEMDEVNPTM